A stretch of the Nicotiana tabacum cultivar K326 chromosome 6, ASM71507v2, whole genome shotgun sequence genome encodes the following:
- the LOC107781096 gene encoding alpha-L-fucosidase 1-like, with the protein MAKPYNSLSCLIITTFTLLQLIFPSQQVKITPPPLPILPLPNCAQLKWHQRELIMFFHFGVNTFTDREWGTGHENPAIFNPTRLDANQWVDTAVQAGVSLIILTAKHHDGFCLWPSKYTDHSVIRSPWKNGQGDVVQEFVNAAKARGVDVGLYLSPWDRHDKRYGNNKEYNEHYLAQLQELLNNYGDVKEIWFDGAKGSNAPNMTYYFDDWFAMVRELQSTINIFSDAGPGVRWVGNEDGFAGSTSWSTINRTLLSIGNSNADYLNSGDPKGTDWLPPECDVSIRKGWFWHKSQAPKNLSDLLEIYYKSVGRNCVLLLNVPPNKQGLISESDVQRLKEFRSAVDTIFSTNLATKCSIKASSKRGGKNGGFGPENVLDNDHLWTYWAPRDEDKDEHWIEFKAKDKPLRFNVVRIQEAIGLGQRIKGHEIYVDGMKIANGTTIGYKKLHRLEKGMLSGHSVRIKIIESRAIPLISSIGLHFDPFWNPNGQGDSGPF; encoded by the exons ATGGCTAAGCCTTATAATTCTTTGTCATGTCTTATCATTACAACTTTCACCTTATTGCAATTGATATTTCCTAGCCAACAAGTGAAAATAACACCACCTCCCTTGCCAATTCTCCCATTACCAAATTGCGCTCAACTAAAATGGCACCAAAGAGAACTCATTATGTTCTTTCATTTTGGTGTCAACACGTTCACAGATAGGGAATGGGGCACCGGACATGAAAATCCTGCAATTTTTAACCCGACCCGCCTAGATGCCAACCAATGGGTTGACACGGCTGTCCAAGCAGGAGTGTCACTTATTATACTCACTGCTAAACACCACGATGGTTTTTGCTTATGGCCTTCTAAATACACTGATCATTCGGTCATAAGAAGTCCTTGGAAGAATGGTCAAGGTGATGTGGTTCAAGAATTTGTCAATGCGGCCAAGGCTCGTGGCGTTGACGTTGGTTTGTACCTTTCGCCGTGGGATCGCCATGATAAGAGATATGGTAATAATAAGGAGTACAATGAACACTACTTGGCTCAACTACAAGAACTTCTGAATAA CTATGGAGATGTTAAAGAGATATGGTTTGATGGAGCAAAGGGTTCGAACGCACCAAACATGACTTATTACTTCGATGATTGGTTCGCAATGGTGAGGGAGTTGCAGAGCACTATCAACATATTTTCCGATGCCGGCCCGGGCGTCCGATGGGTCGGAAATGAGGACGGATTCGCCGGAAGTACAAGTTGGTCTACCATCAATCGAACATTACTGTCTATTGGCAATAGCAACGCTGA TTATCTCAACAGTGGAGATCCAAAAGGGACAGATTGGCTACCACCAGAATGTGATGTATCCATTCGAAAAGGATGGTTTTGGCATAAATCACAAGCACCAAAGAACCTAAGCGATTTGCTCGAAATCTATTACAAGTCCGTTGGAAGAAATTGCGTATTGCTACTTAACGTGCCTCCTAATAAACAAGGACTAATATCTGAGAGCGATGTGCAAAGACTCAAAGAATTTAGAAGTGCAGTCGACACAATATTCTCCACCAATTTGGCCACCAAGTGTTCGATCAAAGCAAGTAGTAAGAGGGGTGGTAAAAATGGAGGTTTTGGACCCGAAAACGTGCTAGACAATGACCATTTGTGGACATATTGGGCTCCAAGAGATGAAGATAAAGATGAACATTGGATTGAGTTCAAAGCGAAGGACAAACCATTGAGATTTAATGTGGTAAGAATTCAAGAAGCAATAGGGCTAGGTCAAAGGATTAAAGGGCATGAAATTTATGTAGATGGGATGAAAATTGCGAATGGAACCACAATAGGTTACAAGAAGCTTCACAGGCTAGAAAAAGGAATGTTGAGTGGTCATAGTGTGAGGATCAAGATAATTGAATCAAGGGCAATCCCTTTGATTTCATCAATTGGTCTTCATTTTGATCCCTTTTGGAATCCAAATGGGCAAGGAGATAGTGGTCCATTTTAA